The following are encoded together in the Phaseolus vulgaris cultivar G19833 chromosome 9, P. vulgaris v2.0, whole genome shotgun sequence genome:
- the LOC137822702 gene encoding N-glycosylase/DNA lyase OGG1 isoform X2, with the protein MKPLHLRPIKVSLPAMTTKKRKRSPKQVPVPPSTPPTPQTQARHSLNTAKARAWAPLNLTQAELSLPLTFPTGQTFRWKNTAPLQYTGLVGPHLITLKHLQNGDVSYCLHSHSNPEKAKTALLDFLNAAVSLADLWKAFSASDARFAALALHLSGARVLRQDPFECLIQFLCSSNNNIARITKMVDHVSSLGIHAGDVGGFQFHVFPSLEQLSSVSEQQLRDAGFGYRAKYIIGTVNALRSKPGGGEEWLRSLRKLDLPDVISALSTLPGVGPKVAACIALFSLDQHHAVPVDTHVWRIATKYLLPELAGSQLTPKLCIRVAEAFVTKYGKYAGWAQTLLFIAELPSQKAIIPSHLWTIRQRNPAKIEDGQEIE; encoded by the exons ATGAAGCCGTTGCATTTGCGACCCATCAAGGTCTCTCTCCCGGCCATGACCACCAAGAAGAGAAAAAGATCCCCAAAACAGGTCCCAGTCCCTCCCTCAACGCCCCCAACTCCCCAAACCCAGGCCCGCCACTCCCTCAACACCGCTAAAGCCCGGGCCTGGGCCCCTCTCAACTTGACCCAGGCCGAACTCTCTCTGCCACTCACCTTCCCCACGGGCCAAACCTTCCGCTGGAAAAACACCGCCCCTCTACAATACACCGGCCTCGTTGGGCCCCACCTCATAACCCTCAAACACCTCCAAAATGGCGACGTTTCCTACTGCCTCCACTCCCACTCTAACCCCGAAAAAGCCAAAACCGCCTTGCTAGATTTCCTTAACGCCGCCGTTTCTCTCGCCGACTTATGGAAGGCGTTTTCCGCTTCCGATGCGAGGTTCGCGGCGCTAGCGCTCCATTTGAGCGGTGCGAGGGTGCTCCGGCAAGACCCTTTCGAGTGTTTGATTCAGTTTCTATGCTCTTCCAATAACAACATTGCACGAATCACGAAGATGGTTGACCACGTTTCGTCTCTGGGAATACACGCGGGAGACGTTGGAGGATTTCAGTTCCACGTTTTCCCTTCCCTGGAACAACTTTCCTCCGTCTCAGAGCAACAACTCAGAGACGCGGGTTTCGGTTACAG GGCTAAATATATAATTGGTACGGTTAATGCTTTGCGATCAAAACCTGGTGGAGGGGAAGAGTGGCTTCGTTCTCTTCGTAAGTTGGATCTTCCAGATGTTATATCCGCACTTTCTACGTTACCTGGTGTGGGTCCTAAAGTGGCTGCTTGCATTGCTCTCTTCTCGCTTGATCAGCACCATGCCGTTCCTGTTGACACTCACGTCTGGCGG ATTGCCACCAAGTATCTCTTACCTGAGCTTGCAGGTTCCCAGTTGACACCAAAGCTCTGTATTCGTGTTGCAGAGGCATTTGTTACCAAGTATGGTAAATATGCTGGGTGGGCGCAGACTCTATTGTTCATAGCTGAATTACCTTCACAGAAGGCCATCATACCTTCACATTTGTGGACTATCAGACAACGAAATCCTGCAAAGATAGAAGATGGCCAAGAAATTG AGTGA
- the LOC137822702 gene encoding N-glycosylase/DNA lyase OGG1 isoform X1: MKPLHLRPIKVSLPAMTTKKRKRSPKQVPVPPSTPPTPQTQARHSLNTAKARAWAPLNLTQAELSLPLTFPTGQTFRWKNTAPLQYTGLVGPHLITLKHLQNGDVSYCLHSHSNPEKAKTALLDFLNAAVSLADLWKAFSASDARFAALALHLSGARVLRQDPFECLIQFLCSSNNNIARITKMVDHVSSLGIHAGDVGGFQFHVFPSLEQLSSVSEQQLRDAGFGYRAKYIIGTVNALRSKPGGGEEWLRSLRKLDLPDVISALSTLPGVGPKVAACIALFSLDQHHAVPVDTHVWRIATKYLLPELAGSQLTPKLCIRVAEAFVTKYGKYAGWAQTLLFIAELPSQKAIIPSHLWTIRQRNPAKIEDGQEIGRQHIPLSYF; encoded by the exons ATGAAGCCGTTGCATTTGCGACCCATCAAGGTCTCTCTCCCGGCCATGACCACCAAGAAGAGAAAAAGATCCCCAAAACAGGTCCCAGTCCCTCCCTCAACGCCCCCAACTCCCCAAACCCAGGCCCGCCACTCCCTCAACACCGCTAAAGCCCGGGCCTGGGCCCCTCTCAACTTGACCCAGGCCGAACTCTCTCTGCCACTCACCTTCCCCACGGGCCAAACCTTCCGCTGGAAAAACACCGCCCCTCTACAATACACCGGCCTCGTTGGGCCCCACCTCATAACCCTCAAACACCTCCAAAATGGCGACGTTTCCTACTGCCTCCACTCCCACTCTAACCCCGAAAAAGCCAAAACCGCCTTGCTAGATTTCCTTAACGCCGCCGTTTCTCTCGCCGACTTATGGAAGGCGTTTTCCGCTTCCGATGCGAGGTTCGCGGCGCTAGCGCTCCATTTGAGCGGTGCGAGGGTGCTCCGGCAAGACCCTTTCGAGTGTTTGATTCAGTTTCTATGCTCTTCCAATAACAACATTGCACGAATCACGAAGATGGTTGACCACGTTTCGTCTCTGGGAATACACGCGGGAGACGTTGGAGGATTTCAGTTCCACGTTTTCCCTTCCCTGGAACAACTTTCCTCCGTCTCAGAGCAACAACTCAGAGACGCGGGTTTCGGTTACAG GGCTAAATATATAATTGGTACGGTTAATGCTTTGCGATCAAAACCTGGTGGAGGGGAAGAGTGGCTTCGTTCTCTTCGTAAGTTGGATCTTCCAGATGTTATATCCGCACTTTCTACGTTACCTGGTGTGGGTCCTAAAGTGGCTGCTTGCATTGCTCTCTTCTCGCTTGATCAGCACCATGCCGTTCCTGTTGACACTCACGTCTGGCGG ATTGCCACCAAGTATCTCTTACCTGAGCTTGCAGGTTCCCAGTTGACACCAAAGCTCTGTATTCGTGTTGCAGAGGCATTTGTTACCAAGTATGGTAAATATGCTGGGTGGGCGCAGACTCTATTGTTCATAGCTGAATTACCTTCACAGAAGGCCATCATACCTTCACATTTGTGGACTATCAGACAACGAAATCCTGCAAAGATAGAAGATGGCCAAGAAATTG GAAGGCAGCACATTCCGTTGAGCTACTTTTGA
- the LOC137822701 gene encoding beta-galactosidase 16-like: MAITHKQHTLRVKERSINAHSSLPKANKVTATAEAEMVKVWWWWRWSSPFALILAAFIGGVCGGNVTYDGRSLIVDGQHRILFSGSIHYPRSTPQMWPNLIAKAKEGGLDVIQTYVFWNLHEPQQGQYNFRGRHNIVRFIKEIQAQGLYVTLRIGPYIESECTYGGLPIWLHDIPGIVFRSDNEQFKFHMQRFAAKIVNVMKSANLYASQGGPIILSQIENEYGNVEGAFHEKGLSYIRWAAQMAVGLQTGVPWVMCKQDNAPDPVINTCNGMQCGTTFKGPNSPNKPSLWTENWTSFYQVFGGVPYVRSAEDIAYNVALFIAKRGSYVNYYMYHGGTNFDKIASAFVMTAYYDEAPLDEYGLVRQPKWGHLKELHAAIKSSSKSLLYGTQTSFSLGSRQNAYVFKSSSTECAAFLENNADRSVTIQFQNTPYQLPPKSISILPDCKNVAFNTAKVRTQNDRSMKPHLQFNSAEKWKVYKEAIPSFDDTSLRANALLDQISTAKDTSDYMWYTFRFNDNSPNAQSILTAHSQGHVLHTFINGNLVGSAHGSHKNASFVMENKLNLIQGVNNISFLSATVGLPNSGAYLEHKVAGLSGVKVQGRDFTNQAWGYQVGLLGEKLQIYTGSGSSKVHWESFQSSTKPLTWYKTTFDAPEGNDPLALNLGSMGKGYAWVNGQGIGRYWVSFHTPKGTASQKWYHIPRSLLKSTGNLLVLLEEETGNPLAITLDLVYITSQ; this comes from the exons atggcTATCACACACAAACAACATACACTGAGAGTGAAAGAAAGAAGCATAAACGCACACTCTTCATTGCCAAAAGCTAACAAAGTTACAGCAACAGCTGAAGCTGAAATGGTGAAGgtgtggtggtggtggagaTGGTCTTCTCCCTTCGCTCTCATCTTAGCGGCGTTTATTGGTGGCGTATGTGGTGGCAATGTCACCTACGACGGAAGATCCTTAATCGTTGATGGACAACATAGAATCCTCTTCTCCGGTTCAATTCATTATCCTCGTAGCACTCCTCAG ATGTGGCCTAATTTAATTGCGAAAGCTAAGGAAGGTGGATTAGATGTCATACAAACTTACGTGTTTTGGAACCTTCACGAACCTCAACAAGGCCAG TATAACTTTAGAGGGAGGCATAATATAGTGAGATTCATTAAGGAAATTCAAGCGCAAGGCTTATATGTAACCCTCCGAATTGGACCATACATTGAGAGTGAATGCACATATGG GGGTCTACCAATATGGTTACATGATATTCCGGGTATCGTATTCAGATCTGACAATGAGCAATTCAAG TTTCACATGCAAAGGTTCGCTGCCAAAATAGTCAACGTTATGAAATCAGCCAATCTTTATGCTTCACAAGGAGGACCTATAATACTATCACAG ATTGAGAACGAATATGGGAACGTTGAAGGGGCGTTTCACGAGAAAGGACTATCTTATATTCGTTGGGCTGCCCAAATGGCTGTGGGGCTCCAAACTGGTGTGCCTTGGGTGATGTGCAAGCAAGATAATGCTCCTGATCCCGTG ATCAACACATGCAATGGCATGCAGTGTGGGACAACTTTTAAGGGGCCTAACTCACCTAACAAGCCTTCACTCTGGACAGAGAACTGGACAAGCTT TTACCAAGTCTTTGGTGGAGTACCGTATGTAAGATCGGCTGAAGACATTGCATATAATGTTGCTCTGTTCATTGCAAAGAGAGGAAGCTATGTCAATTACTACATG TACCATGGAGGAACCAATTTCGACAAGATAGCCTCTGCTTTCGTAATGACAGCCTATTATGACGAAGCTCCACTGGATGAATATG GTTTGGTTAGGCAACCAAAATGGGGCCATCTTAAGGAGCTGCATGCAGCAATCAAGTCAAGTTCAAAATCTCTACTTTATGGTACTCAAACTAGCTTCAGCTTGGGCTCACGACAGAAC GCTTATGTTTTCAAAAGTAGCTCAACGGAATGTGCTGCCTTCCTGGAAAACAATGCAGATCGAAGTGTCACAATTCAATTTCAAAACACTCCATACCAATTACCCCCCAAATCAATCAGTATTCTACCAGACTGCAAGAATGTAGCCTTTAACACTGCCAAG GTACGCACACAAAATGACAGATCAATGAAACCCCATTTACAGTTCAATTCAGCTGAAAAATGGAAAGTGTACAAAGAAGCCATCCCAAGCTTTGACGATACTTCATTAAGAGCAAATGCACTATTGGATCAAATCAGCACAGCAAAAGATACATCTGACTATATGTGGTACACATTCAG GTTTAATGACAATTCTCCTAATGCTCAATCCATTCTAACAGCACACAGCCAAGGACATGTTTTGCATACCTTCATCAATGGAAATTTAGTAG GTTCTGCTCACGGAAGTCACAAAAATGCATCTTTTGTCATGGAAAATAAACTCAATCTTATACAAGGGGTGAACAATATTTCTTTCCTCAGTGCAACAGTTGGATTGCCG AACTCAGGAGCATATCTAGAGCACAAAGTTGCCGGTTTAAGTGGAGTGAAAGTTCAAGGCCGAGATTTCACTAATCAAGCATGGGGATATCAG GTTGGGCTGTTGGGAGAAAAATTGCAAATCTACACAGGTAGTGGATCAAGTAAAGTTCACTGGGAAAGCTTTCAAAGCTCAACGAAGCCACTCACATGGTATAAG ACCACATTTGATGCACCAGAGGGCAACGATCCACTAGCGCTTAACCTTGGTTCCATGGGAAAGGGTTATGCTTGGGTTAATGGCCAAGGTATAGGTCGATATTGGGTATCTTTCCACACACCAAAGGGAACAGCTTCGCAAAAATG GTATCACATACCCCGATCCCTCCTTAAATCTACTGGGAACCTACTAGTTCTACTAGAAGAAGAAACTGGGAACCCACTTGCAATCACTCTAGACTTAGTTTACATCACATCACagtag